A window of the Natronomonas salina genome harbors these coding sequences:
- a CDS encoding DUF7344 domain-containing protein — protein MASDNVAGERSTGDGADEELPPGVVFDVLADERNRLVLHLLRARGGTTAVDELAARLVEYDAETGRNLLPTESERGVASYLHLVVVPTLAEHGLVTYDRRDRAVTFAAGAEELEAYLEFAREREPPRIARFVADARRTEE, from the coding sequence ATGGCAAGCGACAACGTGGCCGGCGAACGGTCGACCGGCGACGGAGCCGACGAGGAGCTGCCACCGGGCGTTGTCTTCGACGTCCTCGCCGACGAGCGGAACCGCCTCGTCCTCCACCTGCTGCGGGCCCGCGGCGGGACGACCGCCGTGGACGAACTCGCCGCCCGGCTGGTCGAGTACGACGCCGAGACCGGCCGGAATCTGCTGCCCACCGAGTCCGAGCGGGGCGTGGCCTCCTACCTCCACCTCGTGGTCGTGCCGACGCTCGCAGAGCACGGGCTGGTGACGTACGACCGGCGGGACCGCGCGGTCACCTTCGCCGCCGGAGCAGAAGAGCTCGAGGCGTACCTCGAGTTCGCCAGGGAGCGAGAACCCCCGCGGATCGCGCGGTTCGTGGCGGACGCCAGGCGGACGGAGGAGTAG